The following are encoded together in the Mesoplodon densirostris isolate mMesDen1 chromosome 2, mMesDen1 primary haplotype, whole genome shotgun sequence genome:
- the PLEKHG5 gene encoding pleckstrin homology domain-containing family G member 5 isoform X4: MGTGPGVSGRRAASRPSPELPSRDSEPGWAGGRGRHGEDQICHHADCQQLHRRGPLSLCEACDSKFHGAMHYDGHVRFDLPPQGSVLARNVSTRSCPPRTSPAVDIEEEEESSVDGKGDRKSTGLKLSKKKAWRRHTDDPSKECFTLKFDLNVDIETEIVPAMKKKSLGEVLLPVFERKGIALGKVDIYLDQSNTPLSLTFEAYRFGGHYLRVKAKPGDEGKVEQGVKDSKSLSLPILRPAGAGPPTQERVDLQSRRESLDILAPGRRRKNMSEFLGEASIPGQESPAPSSCSLPSGSSSCSSSSGGSDSWKNRAASRFSGFFSSGPSTSAFGREVDKLEQLEGKLHAYSLFGLPRLPRRLCFDHDSWEEEGDEEEDEDDACLRLEDSWRELIDGHEKLTRRQCHQQEAVWELLHTEASYIKKLRVITNLFLCCLLNLQESGLLCEVEAERLFSNVPEIARLHRGLWGSVMAPVLEKARRTRALLQPGDFLKGFKMFGSLFKPYIRYCMEEEGCMEYMRGLLRDNDLFRAYVTWAEKHQQCQRLKLSDMLAKPHQRLTKYPLLLKSVLRKTDEPRAKEAVVTMIGSVERFIHHVNACMRQRQERQRLAAVVSRIDAYEVVEGSNDEVDKLLKEFLHLDLTAPIPGASPEETRQLLLEGSLRMKEGKDSKMDVYCFLFTDLLLVTKAVKKAERTKVIRPPLLVEKIVCRELRDPGSFLLIYLNEFHSAVGAYTFQASGQALCRGWVDAIYDAQSQLQQLRVQEHPGSQQHLQSLEEEEDEQEDEDEDEEGGESSASAASSPTILRKSSNSLNSQRCVSDGSTETLAMVVVEPGGLLSSPEFEGGPFSSQSDETSLGTTASSVTPTGELLPLGPVDGRSCSIDSAYGTLSPTSLQDFMAPAPAAEPALRPPESSQAPSPPPSPRLRRRTPVQLLPCLPHLLKSKSEASLLQLLSGATTRGAPPAPSRSLSELCLAATVPGTRTQGSPQEAGPSWDCQGAPGPGSGPELSELEGGAGCPAGEPKGPTRRSRELSSGASPRVQPEPPPGTSAQHRKLTLAQLYRIRTTLLLNSTLTAS, from the exons ATATGCCACCACGCCGACTGCCAGCAGCTGCACCGCCGGGGCCCCCTCAGCCTCTGCGAGGCCTGTGACAGCAAGTTCCATGGTGCCATGCATTATGATGGGCACGTCCGCTTCGACCTGCCCCCTCAAG GCTCTGTCCTGGCTCGGAATGTGTCCACCCGGTCATGCCCCCCGCGCACCAGCCCTGCAGTGGAcatagaggaggaggaggagagctcTGTGGATGGCAAGGG GGACCGGAAGAGCACAGGCCTGAAGCTCTCCAAAAAGAAAGCCTGGAGGAGACACACAGAT GACCCAAGCAAGGAGTGCTTCACGCTGAAATTTGACCTGAACGTGGATATCGAGACAGAGATCGTACCAGCCATGAAGAAGAAGTCGCTGGG GGAGGTGCTGCTGCCAGTATTTGAAAGGAAGGGCATTGCGCTGGGAAAAGTGGATATCTACCTGGACCAGTCCAACACGCCCCTGTCCCTCACCTTTGAGGCCTACAGGTTCGGGGGACACTACCTGCGGGTCAAAG CCAAGCCAGGGGACGAGGGGAAGGTGGAGCAGGGGGTGAAGGACTCCAAGTCCCTGAGTCTGCCAATCCTGCGGCCAGCCGGGGCCGGGCCCCCCACCCAGGAGCGCGTGGACCTGCAGAGCCGCCGGGAGAGCCTGGACATCCTG GCCCCTGGCCGCCGACGCAAGAACATGTCGGAGTTCCTGGGGGAGGCGAGCATCCCTGGGCAGGAGTCCCCAGCGCCCTCCAGCTGCTCTCTGCCCAGCGGCAGCAGTAgttgcagcagcagcagtggcGGCAGCGACAGCTGGAAGAACCGGGCAGCCAGTCGCTTCAGCGGCTTCTTCAGCTCAGGCCCCAGCACCAGCGCCTTCGGCCGG GAGGTGGACAAGCTGGAGCAGCTGGAGGGCAAGCTGCATGCCTACAGCCTCTTCGGGCTGCCCAGGCTGCCCCGGAGGCTGTGCTTTGACCACGACTcgtgggaggaggaaggggatgaAGAGGAGGACGAGGACGACGCCTGCCTGCGGCTGGAGGACAGCTGGCGGGAGCTCATCGACGGGCACGAG AAGCTGACCCGGCGGCAATGCCACCAGCAGGAGGCAGTGTGGGAGCTCCTGCACACAGAGGCCTCCTACATTAAGAAACTGAGGGTGATCACCAAT ctGTTCCTGTGCTGCCTCCTGAACCTGCAAGAGTCAGGGCTGCTGTGTGAG gTGGAGGCGGAGCGCCTGTTCAGCAACGTCCCCGAGATCGCGCGGCTGCACCGCGGGCTGTGGGGCAGCGTGATGGCGCCGGTGCTGGAGAAGGCGCGGCGCACGCGGGCGCTGCTGCAGCCCGGGGATTTCCTCAAAGGCTTTAAGATG TTCGGCTCCCTCTTCAAGCCCTACATCCGATACTGCATGGAGGAGGAAGGCTGCATGGAGTACATGCGGGGCCTACTGCGGGACAACGACCTCTTCCGGGCCTACGTCACG TGGGCCGAGAAGCACCAGCAGTGCCAGCGGCTGAAGCTGAGCGACATGCTGGCCAAGCCCCACCAGCGGCTCACCAAGTACCCGCTGCTTCTCAAGTCGGTGCTAAGGAAGACAGACGAGCCGCGCGCCAAGGAGGCCGTCGTCACCATG ATCGGCTCGGTGGAGCGCTTCATCCACCACGTGAACGCGTGCATGCGGCAGCGACAGGAGAGGCAGCGGCTGGCTGCCGTGGTGAGCCGCATCGACGCCTACGAGGTGGTGGAGGGCAGCAACGACGAGGTGGACAAG CTCCTGAAGGAATTTCTACACCTGGACCTGACAGCACCCATCCCTGGCGCCTCCCCTGAGGAGACGCGCCAGCTGCTGCTGGAAGGGAGCCTGAGGATGAAGGAGGGGAAGGACAGCAAG ATGGACGTGTACTGCTTCCTCTTCACCGACCTGCTCTTGGTGACCAAGGCAGTGAAGAAGGCAGAGAGGACCAAGGTGATCAGGCCACCGCTGCTGGTGGAAAAGATCGTGTGCCGGGAGCTTCGGGACCCCG GGTCCTTCCTTCTCATCTACCTGAACGAGTTCCACAGCGCTGTGGGGGCCTACACGTTCCAGGCCAGCGGCCAGGCTTTGTGCCGTGGCTGGGTGGACGCCATCTACGATGCCCAG AGCCAGCTTCAGCAGCTGCGTGTGCAGGAGCACCCAGGCAGCCAGCAGCACCTGCAGAgcctggaagaggaggaggatgagcaggaggacgaggacgaggacgaggaaggaggggagagcagCGCGTCGGCTGCCAGTTCCCCTACCATCCTGCGCAAAAGCAGCAACAGCCTCAACTCGCAGCGCTG TGTCTCGGATGGCTCCACAGAGACCCTGGCCATGGTGGTGGTGGAGCCTGGGGGGCTGCTGTCCTCTCCCGAGTTCGAGGGCGGCCCCTTCAGCTCCCAATCAGACGAGACCTCTCTCGGCACCACCGCCTCATCTGTCACGCCCACCGGCGAGCTGCTGCCCCTGGGCCCAGTGGATGGCCGCTCCTGCTCTATAGACTCCGCCTACGGCACCCTCTCCCCGACCTCCCTGCAAGACTTTATGGCCCCAGCCCCTGCGGCGGAGCCAGCACTCCGGCCCCCAGAGTCATCGCAGGCCCCTTCACCCCCACCCTCGCCCCGCCTCCGCCGACGCACTCCTGTCCAGCTGCTGCCCTGTCTGCCCCACCTGCTCAAGTCCAAATCTGAGGCCAGTCTCCTCCAGCTGCTGTCAGGGGCCACCACCCGTGGAGCGCCCCCAGCCCCTAGCCGCAGCCTGTCGGAACTCTGCCTGGCTGCTACCGTCCCTGGCACCAGGACTCAGGGCTCCCCTCAGGAAGCTGGGCCCAGCTGGGATTGCCAGGGGGcaccaggccctggcagtggccCCGAGCTGTCAGAGCTGGAGGGTGGAGCCGGCTGCCCAGCTGGGGAGCCCAAAGGACCCACCAGGAGGAGCAGAGAGCTGTCCTCGGGGGCCTCACCCAGGGTCCAGCCTGAGCCCCCCCCGGGGACCTCTGCCCAGCACAGGAAGCTGACGTTGGCCCAGCTCTACCGAATCAGGACCACCCTGCTGCTTAACTCCACCCTCACTGCCTCGTGA